The stretch of DNA CCTGTCAGCTCCACCAAAAGTCAGACCGGCCACCTGATTGCTGCGGCAGGGGCTTTGGAAGCCGCATTGTCGGTGCTTGCCATACAGCATGCGCAAGTTCCCATGACGGCCAATTTAACCACTCGGGATCCGGATTGTGATCTGGATTATGTAAGTGATGGCCCTCGCGAAAAATCCCTTGGCGTTGTGTTGTCCAATTCATTTGGATTTGGCGGCTCCAATAGTTGTCTTTTATTTAAACATCCTGAGTTTGGCGGATCTGTTCATGAATAACGAAAAAAAACGGGTTTTTATAACTGGTCTGAGTGCTTTGACCGCCTGCGGTGAAACCCTTGATAAAACCTGGAATGCTGTTTTAACCGGCGAAACAGGAATTGAAGAAATTCGCCAGTGGGACTTATCTTCGTGGCCCGCTCGTTTAGGCGGCGAACTAAAAGACTTCAACCCTGGCCGTGCTTTGCCTGATCGCAAATTAATGAAAGTGATATCCAGACACGATGCGATGGGTATACATGCTGCGGTGGAGGCGATTAAGCATAGCGGCATGATTGACTATCGGGATAGTCTGGAATCTGCCGAGCATTTCAATGAGCAAACAGCCGTTTTTGTGGGCTCGCCGGGAAACAAATACTTCCAGCAGTATGATTTTCTGCCCTTGCTTGCCAAGTCACAAGGTAATATGCAGGAATTTGCCGCACAATTATTTAATGAAGTCCATCCCATGTGGCTCTTACGCATACTTCCAAACAATGTGCTCGCCTATTCAGGGATTACCTACGGCTTTAAAGGCCCGAACCATAATATAACCAACCATGCGGCAGGCGGAACTCAGGCTTTGATTGAGGCCTATCACTCAATACAGCAAGGTCAGGCTGATCGGGCGGTCGTGGTTGCCTATGACGCCGGCGTCGAACCGCAGGCGCTGTTCTATTATAACCAGTTGGGCGTTTTAAGTGACCGCCACCTGAAGCCCTTTGATAAAGAGCATGACGGCACCGTATTAGCTGAGGGAGCTACCGCGTTAATTCTCGAAAGTGAAGAAAGCGCGAGAGCGCGTGGAGCGGTGTGCCTGGCCGAAGTCGCAGGCGGGCTTGCTTCCACCGAGGCCGCTGGACTGTTTTCCCTGGAAGCGGAGGGAGCTTCACTTGCGCGTTTACTCCAGCAAGCGCTGACATCCTGTAATCTGAGTGCTGCTGATATCGATCTCATTGTGGCTCATGGAAATGGCAATGCCAAATCTGATCTAAGTGAAGCATTTGCCATTCAGGAACTGGTTCAGGGAGCGCCTGTTCCGGTAACTGCCTATAAATGGGCAATGGGGCATACCCTGACCGCGTCCGGGTTGCTGGATACGGTTTTAACGACCAGGGCGATAACTGAAAAATGCATTCCTGGTATTGCCAATTTGACTGAGCCAGACGCTCAGTGTGCCGAGCTAAACTTAAGCGCAAGCACTCGGGAGTTTGCGAATCAGCGCACTGCGTTGATCATCAACCGTGGCTTTGCCAGTATGAATGTTTGTGTGGTGATTAAATCCTGTGACTGAATCAGTGCATACAATCAATAGTTTGCCGACTACCCGTTTAGGCCGTTTAATGTTCAGATATTTTCCTTATCGGAAAGCGGTAGTAATGGCCAATATCGATCAGGTGTATGGTGATCAATTAAGCCTCTCTGAAAAGCAGCACTTGGCAAAGGCCTTTTACTCGCACCTGCTGATTTCAATAAAGGAAGGCCTGCAATTGCGCTTTATGAGCCAGAAAAAACTCAAGGAATGTGTGGAAGTCAGAGGACATGAGCGCATGCTGGCCGTTGCCGGTAAGGGAAAGGGAGTGCTGGTTTTAACAGGTCATTTTGGTAATTGGGAGTTTGCACCGCTTGGTGGAATCCTTAATTTCCAGGAGTTTCAGGGACAATTTCATTTTATTCGACGCACATTAGGTAATAAAACGATTGAGCGAATTCTATTTGGCAGATATTACCGTGCCGGGTTGAACGTTATTCCTAAAAAGAATTCTTTACAACAGGTTTGTGATGCCCTGGATAATAACCATGCAGTCATTTTTGTATTGGATCAGCATGCCTCGCTGGTAAATCGGGATGGGATTGCTGCCGAGTTCTTTGGAAAAAAGGCCGGAACCTATCGCAGCCTTGCCAGTTTTGCCCGTCATACTGGGGTTCCGGTAGTTCCGGCTGCTGGTTATCGTTTGCCGAACGGCAAGCATGTTCTGGAGTTCTATGAGCCTATCGTCTGGCAGGATTATGGCAATACCCAGGAATCACTTTATCAGAATACTCTGGCTTATAATCAGGCTTTGGAAAAGATAATTCTTGCCAATCCAGCACAATGGTTATGGCTGCATAAGCGTTGGAAATTAAAGGATCAAGCTTAGTTTCAAGATCAGCCCATATGTAATAAATTTGAAAAAAAATTATACTTACTGGTACAAACTAATATATTTGAGCTAGAATGATTCCCTAAATCCCTTTGATCAGCAAAAAATGCCTGCATTACATTTGTTATTTACGCTTGTAGTTGTCGTAGTTTGGGGAGTCAATTTTCTTTTTGTCAAACTGGGGCTTCAGGAAATTTCACCGCTCATGCTTTGTGCGCTACGCTTTGGGCTTGCCAGTATACCCGCTATTTTATTCATCAAGCCGCCTGCAATCCCACTTCGTTCTATTATTCTCTATGGGTTGATAACCTTTGCTCTGCAGTTCTCTTTTTTCTTTGTAGGCATGTACATGGGAATGACGCCAGGAATGGCTTCGTTAATTATCCAGACTCAGGTTTTCTTTAGCATGTTGTTTGCCTTCCTGATTATTAAAGAAAAACCCGGGCTCTGGCAAATCATTGGTGCGCTAGTGTCTTTTATTGGAATTGGCCTGGTTGCCTTGCACTTTGACAGTCAGGTCTCCCTGGGTGGATTTTTATGTTTACTCGGTGCTGCTGCGTCCTGGGGATTAGGTAATTTAATTATCAAAAAAGGTCCTAAAGTGAATATGATGGCGGTTGTGGTATGGGGCAGTTTTGTTGCCTTTATCCCCATGCTCATTCTGGCTCTGGCTTTTGATGGTATTCACTCATTGGGCAATACCCTCCATCATCTCAGCTGGAAAGGTCTTGGGTCGTTGCTTTATATCGTATACATCTCGACTTGGGTGGGCTATGGGCTTTGGAATTGGCTATTGAGCCGTTATCCCATAGCGGTGATTGTTCCCTACACTTTACTGGTTCCTGTTGTGGGTATGATTAGCTCTTCCTTGTTCCTGGATGAGCCTTTTCAGGATTGGAAAATAAAGGCCGCTTTATTCGTGCTCTCCGGCCTCGTGATTAATATTCTTAGCATCAAACTTCGCTTTCAGCTTAAAGCGAAATCTGCGGTAGCTGGCAGACTTTCGCCCGTAACAGCAAAAGAAGAACCAGAGCCAAACAAATGACAGACAGAACGTGTCTGACCAGGGCCTCTTATCGGCGTCGTTTTCTGCTGCTGTTGCTCACTGGCTATATCCTGCACATTGTTTAACTGGCTGACCATAGGACCAAATGAGGAAAGCTCATTTTCCTGTTCCAGTATTAAATGAATTGCGTCTAACTGATTATTTTGTATATACAAGCTAAGTAATTGATGGCGATTGCCGATGAACAACTCCTTATGATTAGTTAGCCAGCGCTCTATCTTTGAATTCCCAGGCATTAGATTACTTAATTTCTGGTAGGTTTTTTCAATCTGCTCACGCAGGTTCAGTTCATTGAATGGCAAAGACTGCCATTCAAACTGGCGTAATGCCTCATATAAGGCGTTCAGGCTCCTCGGTGAGACGTCCTGACGGGTATGCTTTAGCAATTGTTCCAGATCCTTGGGCAAGACTGAACCTTCAGCAAGGGCATCCATTTTCTGATAGCTAAAGCGGGATGAATCAACTGTGTTTTCAAATGGAAGCACATAACGGGGTGACCTTGGTTTGAACCAGTTTTCCCACCCGTAGAACAGTGAACGCCTGCACCATAATCGAAACGATAAGAACCATCCTGATTTTGCCATTAATTTGCGTTCAAACTTTGCTTCCTGTTTTGCGCGTTGGAGATGAGCCGCTACCTCGGGATAGGCTTGAGCGAAGGGCTTCATTTCTTTACAAAATTGAACCAGCTCATCATATTTTTTCTGCATTCCTGGAATTTGTAAGTATTTTTCCGCATTAAAACAGAGCAAATGAAATTTGATTCGGTTATTTAACAACTGCGGGTAATTAGTTAGACAATTGAACAACACATTGCCTGTCTCTTTATTTAAGTCAGGCTGTGTTAACAGCCAGCTGACTTTTTCGAGCAGTTCTTGCTGATCTGATGAAACCAGAGACTGTGGATGAGAGTCCAGGTAATCTTCCAGAAATAATTGCAACATTTCTGGCTTGCCATTGAAATGAATCAAAAAATAACTTAAAAAACTGATGGTTTCTTCAGTCTGACTAATTGCGCTTAATAAAGCCTTATTTTCCCAAGGGGATGGAAATTCGCTTTCTGTAGTTTCTGTTGCCGGGAGATTACTGGTTTGCCAGAGTCTTTTGGCTGGGCTGGATGAGGTAGTTCCCTCGCTTTTTGCTTTAAGCCAAACAGGCTCCAGCATTCTTTTGCTATTAATGCGTCCATCATCATAAAAAATAGAGCAGTCTGAAAAAACGGTATTGCTATATCGGTAGGTTTTTGTAATCTCAATAATTGATTCTTTGAGTGACTCAAAATGATTATCTTCATAGAGACTGAGTAATAATTGCATGCTCTGATTGGTCAGTTTAGCTTCTCTCTGCTTCAGAGAATGGATGAGCTCGCCAATAAACTGAACCAGGGCAGGTTCTTCCTGATTTCGGTGCAGGTATAAATGAATACAGTGATCCAGATGAACTCCGCTGCATAAGTCCGTCAAAGAAGCGGGCTGCTGTATATCAGGCAGTTTGTTCTTAAAGCGCGCGTCAATAATCCGAAAGAGGATCTCCTCACGTATCTTATTTTCCAGTTGTTCCAGGAGTATCGCAAAATCAGGCAGACTATTCATCAGGATGATTAAAGGCTTCTGAGCTCCAGGCAGGCGGGCATAATGTATAAACCAATAGAGGAGGAAGGATGACCTTTGTTCAGCAATACACTCGAGCAGATTGTTCAAGATTTCGGGCGTTAAATGATTAAATTGTCTGAATGAACAAAGTATTTCGGCTGCGGCCTCTGCCTGCAAGCCGCTGAGACTCGCTTCCGGCACCAGTGGCAGCTTGATATGCTGCGACAATGAGCTGAGGCGCAGAGGAGTGGGACGACTTGCGGTTAAGCTCAGACTGTCAAGCAGTGTTAGTCCCGGAAATTGCAGCAGGCAATCTGCGCGGCTCAGCAGATGGAAGACTAGTAAATTGTTTAAACAGGAATTGCCAATCTCTTTAGAAAGAGCCATTAGCGCATCAATCGGGAATCGGCAGACCATTAACAGGTCAAGAAATTCCTTAATTGATTGCTCGTCTTCTAAAACAGCCTGCTGATGCTGCTTTTCCAATAAGGCTATTCTTAGCCAGGCAGGATTCGCCCCTGTTTTCTTTGCCAGTAATTGCTCTTTGATCCATTTCCAGCTGATTAACGGAGTAAATAACGTCAAAATCCGGTCATCAATAGCCGTTTTCTGGTCCAGGCTAATCAATATGCACTGACGTAATGGTTCAGGATACAAGTGCAATTCATTGCAAAATTCCTCTACTAATCCCGCATGAATAAGCAGTCCAATTAATTTGTCCAGCCATTGAAGTTGATCAGCTTGCTGTTCACCAATATCGAGCATCCATCGCTTGAGCTTGTCCAGCAAATCATGCGATTGTTTTGTTCTGTTAAAACTTAATGCCAGATAATGAAAATACACCGCGGGATAGTCTCGATAGACTGAGGTACAAAGTTCATTTATTCTTTGTAAAAACGCCTCATCGTCTGATGACAGCAAGGTTTCCACTAGCAACAGATTTTCGGTTAGCTGTGCCGATACCTCAATGTTATTGTGCTCCTTCCAATGCTGAAGAATGGAATTCATAGAGGCAATAGCAGAGAAATCGATAACATCTTTTTTTACAGAGGCTGACGCTGTATTCAGCCACATAGTGAATTCAGCAGCGGGTTCGACAGAGAAAATCAGTTTTTGCAAGGTCGCAAGCGAGGCAACAGACTCTCTGGTTAATTGTCCAAACTGTGCCGCAGTCAATTCGGCCAGACAAGCGGGGGCAGGCGCAGTTTCAGGAAAATAATTCGCTAAGTGTTGTTGTAAACGGTTTTTGATGTGCTCAATACAAAACCTGGTTGAGCTGGGGTGATGGCTTAGGGTATTCAGAAATTGATAGTGAGAGGCTGGATTTTCAAGCGCAATTCTAATGGTATGTTGTAATAGCCGCTCATTAAGGGCATGAATCAGGTTTAGATTTTGCTCATTCTCAAGCAAATAACTAAAGCTTAGTAAAAATTCTCGGGTAATCTCTTCATTAGGCGGGTTGAAGGCGGGCGCATAACTGTTAAAAATAACAGCAAGCTCAGCCGCACCAAGCTTAAGACCTGGGCTTCTTAACGCAGCCAGGCGTTCTGTATCATAATGATTATGCCCGCTCTTTAATACTTCAGCAGCAATCATTCGTCCGTGTTTTTTTAGCCTTTCCTCATTGATGTGTAAATGCTGAATTTCAGTGTGCAGCCATTGCAGTTCCAAATGCTGGCTTAGGGATTCGGGTAGAGTCACAAGCCCGGCCTGCCTTTTTGAAATGCCTGAAGCCTGGGCTTTCTGTACCATGGACAAAAGTAAGGGGGCATAAGCTAAACGGTAAAAACGGGTGCAGGTCAATAACTCTTCGAGACTTTCACTGTCCATGCCATAGAGTACCGACACTAACTCCTCAATACTTGGATATTTTGTTAGCAGCTTGCTAAATTTAGCCAGATTCGCTGCATGTACGGGATTTTCTCTTTGCTGCAGATGAGTTATTAGTAATGAGGGAGATACGGCACTGAGTAGTTTGTATAACAAGGGAGGAATAATGTTTATTCCTGATTGTGTAAACAAACAGTTGTCCAAAATCCATTCCTGGACTTTTATATCCTGTAGAATATGGGGATCTCTAAAAAAAACATCCAGCAGCTCATTAAATTTCATGCTGATTAAAAACTGCTGTTGTTCCTGCCATTCTTTATGAATAGTCTGGGCATTAGCCAAGGCATCACTTTCTGCTTTAGGTAGCAGGCTAATGCGCTTCATATTAATTCGCGCAAAATAAGACTCAGGATTAAACAAGGCATGCAGACGAGGTGAGGAATAATATTCAATTGCTGTAAGATGGAGCTTAAATTTTCGCCATGCGCTTTGAATGGTTTGAATTTGTTCCTGTTTAAGCGCATCAAACGGCAGGCCTTGAGATTGACCGAGTGGATCGAAGGAGTTAATTATATCACTGACTAAGTTGGGCAAGTCATTGACGACCTGTTCAGCAATTCCTTTTCCCTGCTTTAGCAAGGGTTGCATTATATTTTTAACGAGTCCGGTATTCGCTAATGGGTGAGAGGGATTAGCTGCCTCCTCCCCAAGTTCCATCAGAACGCCTTCAATCAGGGGCAGCCTTTGCAGCCAACGGGCTGACACGATAGTATGTTCAGAAACATTTCCCGTATTGGCCAATGGTTCGTAAAATTGATTGAGCTTTATGATTTCTTCAAGGAATTCCATTTGTGCCTGCATGGCGATTACTTCGTCGGCAAAACCCAAATACTTAAAAAGAAGAGGATGGCATTGCCAGCCTTTCCAGGGATGCAGCCAGGCATCGCGCATATACTGATTTAGAAGACCTGCACTCTCAATAGGCATTTCCCAATCCGGGTTTTTTAAAAAACTCTGTATCTGCTGGCGTCGTGCAGCGGACTTCATAATGAGTTGGTGCAGCTGCTCCTGACAGGCGTTTGCTTCTGTATAATTTGCCAGTGCAGCAAATGCCTGCTCGTCTGCGTTAATTTTATTCAACCAGTCGGCAAGGGCCAGATGATTGCGCTGCAAACATTGGAACAGACTGTTGACGAAATTAAATTTTAGTTTGGGCTGTGTCTGGCTATTCAATATCCGACACAGCTGCTCCGCAGAGGTTAGCTCAGACAGCAATCTGTCAATCTGCGCGGGTGCCAGGCTGTGAATACCTTCCGGATGCCTGGCAATTAGATCGACAAAAACGAAAAGTGTCTGACTGTGTAAAAAAATCTCATATAAAGCCTGTACTGATAATACTCTGGCCAGGGTAATCAGCGAAGACCATTGAACGTCCTCGAGTTTGCTTTGTTCCAAGACATTGACAGCCAGTTTTTTTTGCCTTTCGGGTGTAAGCTTGTGAAACAAGAGAACATACTGCTCTTCTGTTATTTTGGCAGGAGGTTTCATAAGCAGGGATTGGACAAACTCCTGGCAGCAATCGCTATCCATAAAGTCTTGATTTTGGATAATGTCATAATGCTCAAGCAGCGTGCTGGTGAACGGATGATGCTCAATATCAGCCTCGGGCAGGTCGGTAAGCCAAAAATTAACTGCCTGTGGAAATTGCTGGCTGCCAAGGATAATCGCCGTCCATGCGGGATGCCGTTGCCGCAAAATTGCTATATTGTTAAATGTGACCTGCTGAAACTCTTGAACAAACTGATAGTGGTTGGCTCTATGAACCGCAGAGTTAGAGGATAGTTTCGCAAAAAATTCAATCTGGTCTAAAACCAATGCGCGATGAGATTCCTGCTCATGATTTAAATCGAGCTCCATTAACATTCGGTTAAACACGGGAATCACATCCAGATTCACTAATTCCGGTTTAATTTGCCGTTGTGCGTCTGCAAGATGCCTCTCTCTGTCTACCGG from Legionella quinlivanii encodes:
- a CDS encoding beta-ketoacyl-[acyl-carrier-protein] synthase family protein; this translates as MNNEKKRVFITGLSALTACGETLDKTWNAVLTGETGIEEIRQWDLSSWPARLGGELKDFNPGRALPDRKLMKVISRHDAMGIHAAVEAIKHSGMIDYRDSLESAEHFNEQTAVFVGSPGNKYFQQYDFLPLLAKSQGNMQEFAAQLFNEVHPMWLLRILPNNVLAYSGITYGFKGPNHNITNHAAGGTQALIEAYHSIQQGQADRAVVVAYDAGVEPQALFYYNQLGVLSDRHLKPFDKEHDGTVLAEGATALILESEESARARGAVCLAEVAGGLASTEAAGLFSLEAEGASLARLLQQALTSCNLSAADIDLIVAHGNGNAKSDLSEAFAIQELVQGAPVPVTAYKWAMGHTLTASGLLDTVLTTRAITEKCIPGIANLTEPDAQCAELNLSASTREFANQRTALIINRGFASMNVCVVIKSCD
- a CDS encoding lysophospholipid acyltransferase family protein — its product is MTESVHTINSLPTTRLGRLMFRYFPYRKAVVMANIDQVYGDQLSLSEKQHLAKAFYSHLLISIKEGLQLRFMSQKKLKECVEVRGHERMLAVAGKGKGVLVLTGHFGNWEFAPLGGILNFQEFQGQFHFIRRTLGNKTIERILFGRYYRAGLNVIPKKNSLQQVCDALDNNHAVIFVLDQHASLVNRDGIAAEFFGKKAGTYRSLASFARHTGVPVVPAAGYRLPNGKHVLEFYEPIVWQDYGNTQESLYQNTLAYNQALEKIILANPAQWLWLHKRWKLKDQA
- a CDS encoding EamA family transporter → MPALHLLFTLVVVVVWGVNFLFVKLGLQEISPLMLCALRFGLASIPAILFIKPPAIPLRSIILYGLITFALQFSFFFVGMYMGMTPGMASLIIQTQVFFSMLFAFLIIKEKPGLWQIIGALVSFIGIGLVALHFDSQVSLGGFLCLLGAAASWGLGNLIIKKGPKVNMMAVVVWGSFVAFIPMLILALAFDGIHSLGNTLHHLSWKGLGSLLYIVYISTWVGYGLWNWLLSRYPIAVIVPYTLLVPVVGMISSSLFLDEPFQDWKIKAALFVLSGLVINILSIKLRFQLKAKSAVAGRLSPVTAKEEPEPNK